A genomic window from Pseudomonas alcaligenes includes:
- a CDS encoding AAA family ATPase, with the protein MSQALIAALQNPALYPHPVEGFQVIETHISWVLLTGPFAYKIKKPVNFGFLDFTALEQRRHFCGEELRLNQRLTEGLYLEVLPITGSEDAPRLGGDGAAIEYVLKMRQFPQSQLLSAVQARGELTPAHIDALARQIADFHARTPAVPSAHPLCSAQAIVAPMRQNFEQIRPFLSDAADLRQLEALEAWTEANITRLEPLLAQRAAGGSIRECHGDLHLGNATLLDGQVVLFDCIEFNEPFRLIDIASDAAFLAMDLEDRGLKALSRRFVSAWLEYSGDYAALELLNFYKAYRALVRAKVALFSLAHQSDAVQKAATLRQYRNYANLAESYSAIPTPFLAITSGVSAVGKSQVALRLVEALGAIRLRSDVERKRLFGEQPDAARGSLNGGIYSAEASAATYQRLHQLAESALHAGFPVVLDAAYLKHEQRAAAWQVAEHNGAPFLILDCQAPQEVIAAWLQQRQAEGSDPSDATLEVIQAQQASRDPLSADEQAHSRRVDTHQAASLDGLIESIRQRLPGL; encoded by the coding sequence GTGAGCCAAGCCCTGATTGCCGCCCTGCAGAACCCGGCCCTCTACCCCCACCCGGTGGAAGGATTCCAGGTGATCGAGACGCACATCTCCTGGGTGCTGCTCACCGGCCCCTTCGCCTACAAGATCAAGAAGCCGGTCAACTTCGGCTTCCTCGACTTCACCGCCCTGGAACAGCGCCGGCACTTCTGCGGCGAGGAGCTGCGCCTCAACCAGCGCCTGACCGAGGGCCTGTACCTCGAGGTGCTGCCGATCACCGGCAGCGAGGATGCGCCGCGGCTGGGTGGCGACGGCGCCGCCATCGAATACGTGCTGAAGATGCGCCAGTTCCCACAGAGCCAGCTGCTCAGTGCCGTGCAGGCACGCGGCGAGCTGACCCCGGCGCACATCGACGCCCTGGCCCGGCAGATCGCCGACTTCCACGCGCGCACCCCGGCCGTGCCGAGCGCGCACCCGCTGTGCTCGGCGCAGGCCATCGTCGCGCCGATGCGGCAGAACTTCGAGCAGATCCGCCCGTTCCTCAGCGACGCCGCCGACCTGCGCCAGCTCGAGGCCCTGGAGGCCTGGACCGAGGCCAACATCACCCGCCTGGAGCCGCTGCTGGCCCAGCGTGCGGCGGGTGGTTCGATCCGCGAGTGCCACGGCGACCTGCACCTGGGCAACGCCACCCTGCTGGACGGCCAGGTGGTGCTGTTCGACTGCATCGAGTTCAACGAGCCGTTCCGCCTGATCGACATCGCCTCGGATGCCGCCTTCCTCGCCATGGACCTGGAAGACCGTGGTCTCAAGGCGCTGTCGCGGCGCTTCGTCAGCGCCTGGCTGGAATACAGCGGCGACTATGCGGCACTGGAACTGCTCAACTTCTACAAGGCCTATCGCGCGCTGGTCCGCGCCAAGGTCGCGCTGTTCAGCCTGGCGCACCAGAGCGACGCCGTGCAGAAGGCCGCCACCCTGCGCCAGTACCGCAACTACGCCAACCTGGCGGAAAGCTACAGCGCCATCCCGACGCCCTTCCTGGCCATCACCAGCGGCGTCTCCGCCGTCGGCAAGAGCCAGGTGGCCCTGCGCCTGGTCGAGGCCCTGGGCGCCATCCGCCTGCGCTCGGACGTCGAGCGCAAGCGCCTGTTCGGCGAGCAGCCGGACGCGGCCAGGGGCAGCCTGAACGGCGGCATCTACAGTGCCGAGGCCAGCGCCGCCACCTACCAGCGCCTGCACCAGCTGGCGGAAAGCGCCCTGCACGCCGGCTTCCCGGTGGTGCTGGACGCCGCCTACCTCAAGCATGAGCAGCGTGCCGCCGCCTGGCAGGTCGCCGAGCACAACGGCGCGCCCTTCCTGATCCTCGACTGCCAGGCCCCGCAGGAAGTGATCGCCGCCTGGCTGCAGCAGCGCCAGGCCGAGGGCAGCGACCCGTCCGACGCCACCCTGGAAGTGATCCAGGCCCAGCAGGCCAGCCGCGACCCGCTGAGCGCCGACGAGCAGGCCCACAGCCGCCGCGTCGACACCCACCAGGCGGCCAGCCTGGACGGCCTGATCGAGAGCATCCGCCAGCGTCTGCCAGGCCTCTGA
- the mrcB gene encoding penicillin-binding protein 1B: MTRSRTPRKGAKRRATGRSWLGWLFKLSLVGLVLLAAFAVYLDAVVQEKFSGKRWTVPAKVYARPLELFVGQKLSKQDFLTELDALGYRREGAANGPGAAAVNGNLVDLHTRGFQFYEGNEPAQRVRVKFSGDYVAGLTQGSGANLAVARLEPLLIGGLYPAHHEDRILIKLDQVPPYLVETLVAVEDREFFNHFGVSPKGIARAVWINASAGQLRQGGSTLTQQLVKNFYLTSERSLSRKLTEAMMAVLLELHYAKQEILEAYLNEVFLGQDGQRAVHGFGLASQYFFGQPLGELKLEQVALLVGMVKGPTYYNPRRNPERALERRNLVLDLLAQQGVVSVEVAEAAKRKPLGVTKRGSLADSSFPAFLDLVKRQLREDYREEDLTEEGLRIFTSFDPILQLKAESALSETFKRLSGRQGLDEVEAAMVVTNPETGEVQALLGSRQPRFAGFNRALDANRPIGSLIKPAVYLTALERPSQYTLTSWLEDTPFSIKGQDGQVWRPQNYDRKAHGTIYLYQGLANSYNLSTAKLGLELGVPNVLKTLERLGVEREWPAYPSMLLGAGALSPLEVATMYQTLANGGFNTPLRGIRSVLAADGEPLKRYPFQIQQRFDPGAIYLVQNAMQRVMREGTGRSVYSQLPASLTLAGKTGTSNDSRDSWFAGFSQDLLAVVWMGRDDNGKTPLTGATGALQLWTGFMKKADPLPLDMPMPDNVTPAWVDAYSGQGSAAGCPNAVQMPYIRGSEPAPGQPCGMLDAPADNVMDWVRGWLN; encoded by the coding sequence ATGACTCGTTCCCGTACCCCCCGCAAAGGCGCCAAGCGCCGCGCCACTGGCCGTTCCTGGCTGGGCTGGCTGTTCAAGCTGTCGCTGGTCGGCCTGGTGCTGCTGGCCGCGTTCGCTGTGTACCTGGATGCCGTGGTGCAGGAGAAATTCTCCGGCAAGCGCTGGACGGTGCCGGCCAAGGTCTATGCGCGGCCGCTGGAGCTGTTCGTCGGCCAGAAGCTGAGCAAGCAGGACTTCCTCACCGAGCTGGATGCCCTCGGCTATCGCCGCGAAGGCGCGGCCAACGGCCCGGGCGCGGCGGCGGTGAACGGCAACCTGGTCGACCTGCACACCCGCGGCTTCCAGTTCTACGAAGGCAACGAGCCGGCGCAGCGGGTGCGGGTGAAGTTCTCCGGCGACTACGTGGCCGGCCTGACCCAGGGCAGCGGCGCCAACCTCGCCGTGGCGCGCCTGGAGCCGTTGCTGATCGGCGGCCTGTACCCGGCGCACCACGAGGACCGCATCCTGATCAAGCTGGATCAGGTGCCGCCCTATCTGGTCGAGACCCTGGTGGCGGTCGAGGACCGCGAGTTCTTCAACCACTTCGGCGTGTCGCCCAAGGGCATCGCCCGCGCCGTGTGGATCAACGCCAGCGCCGGCCAGCTGCGCCAGGGCGGCAGCACCCTGACCCAGCAGCTGGTGAAGAATTTCTACCTGACCAGCGAGCGCAGCCTCAGTCGCAAGCTTACCGAGGCCATGATGGCGGTGCTGCTGGAGCTGCACTACGCCAAGCAGGAAATCCTCGAGGCCTATCTCAACGAGGTGTTCCTCGGTCAGGACGGCCAGCGTGCCGTGCACGGCTTCGGCCTGGCCAGCCAGTACTTCTTCGGCCAGCCGCTGGGCGAGCTCAAGCTGGAGCAGGTGGCGCTGCTGGTCGGCATGGTCAAGGGGCCGACCTACTACAATCCGCGGCGTAACCCCGAGCGCGCGCTGGAGCGGCGCAACCTGGTGCTCGACCTGCTGGCGCAGCAGGGGGTGGTGAGCGTCGAGGTGGCCGAGGCGGCCAAGCGCAAGCCGCTGGGCGTGACCAAGCGCGGCAGCCTGGCCGACAGCTCCTTCCCGGCCTTCCTCGATCTGGTCAAGCGCCAGCTGCGCGAGGATTACCGCGAGGAGGACCTGACCGAAGAAGGCCTGCGCATCTTCACCAGCTTCGACCCGATCCTGCAGCTCAAGGCCGAGTCGGCGCTGTCCGAGACCTTCAAGCGCCTGTCCGGGCGGCAGGGGCTGGACGAAGTCGAGGCGGCCATGGTCGTGACCAATCCGGAAACCGGTGAAGTTCAGGCCCTGCTCGGCAGTCGCCAGCCGCGCTTCGCCGGCTTCAACCGGGCGCTGGACGCCAACCGGCCGATCGGCTCGCTGATCAAGCCGGCCGTCTACCTCACCGCCCTGGAGCGGCCCAGCCAGTACACCCTGACCAGCTGGCTGGAGGACACGCCGTTCTCCATCAAGGGCCAGGACGGCCAGGTCTGGCGCCCGCAGAACTATGACCGCAAGGCCCACGGCACCATCTACCTGTATCAGGGGCTGGCCAACTCCTACAACCTGTCGACCGCCAAGCTCGGCCTGGAACTGGGCGTGCCCAATGTGCTCAAAACCCTTGAGCGCCTCGGTGTCGAGCGCGAGTGGCCAGCCTATCCGTCGATGCTGCTGGGCGCGGGCGCGCTGAGCCCGCTGGAAGTGGCGACCATGTATCAGACCCTGGCCAACGGCGGCTTCAATACGCCGCTGCGCGGTATTCGCAGCGTTCTGGCCGCCGATGGCGAGCCGCTCAAGCGTTACCCCTTCCAGATTCAGCAGCGTTTCGATCCGGGGGCCATCTACCTGGTGCAGAACGCCATGCAGCGGGTGATGCGCGAAGGCACCGGGCGCTCGGTCTACAGCCAGCTGCCGGCCAGCCTGACCCTGGCTGGTAAGACCGGTACCAGCAACGACTCGCGCGACAGCTGGTTCGCCGGCTTCAGCCAGGATCTGCTGGCCGTGGTGTGGATGGGGCGTGACGACAACGGCAAGACGCCGCTGACCGGCGCCACCGGTGCCCTGCAGTTGTGGACAGGTTTCATGAAGAAGGCCGATCCGCTGCCGCTGGACATGCCGATGCCGGACAATGTCACACCGGCCTGGGTGGATGCCTACAGCGGTCAGGGTTCGGCAGCGGGCTGCCCGAATGCGGTGCAGATGCCCTACATCCGTGGCAGTGAGCCGGCGCCGGGGCAACCCTGCGGCATGCTCGACGCGCCGGCGGACAACGTGATGGACTGGGTGCGCGGTTGGCTCAATTGA
- a CDS encoding tetratricopeptide repeat protein, which translates to MAKWWMCVAVAMTVLSGCASVPRGSIPVVDASGRLIEDEQGAYAASAVQPTPAQAQSLPQDSGVVVMVPGGVSSAPLQTYPDGSSATPATYEAAPLSSAPLPATGGYQPPVAPSMPSGIPSGGALAADEQLDGPVLALLTTAQQQQGGGDLNGAASSLERAQRIAPREPQVLYRLAEVRLAQGDAAQAEQLARRGLTYASGRPALQAGLWGLIAQARERQGDPAGAAQARERARVSL; encoded by the coding sequence ATGGCTAAGTGGTGGATGTGCGTTGCAGTGGCGATGACCGTGTTGTCGGGCTGTGCCAGTGTGCCCAGGGGTTCGATTCCCGTGGTGGATGCCAGCGGTCGCCTGATCGAGGATGAGCAGGGCGCCTACGCTGCCTCGGCGGTGCAGCCGACTCCGGCGCAGGCGCAGAGCCTGCCGCAGGATTCCGGCGTAGTGGTGATGGTGCCGGGCGGTGTGTCTTCCGCGCCCTTGCAGACCTATCCGGATGGCAGCAGTGCCACTCCGGCTACCTATGAGGCGGCGCCGCTGAGCAGCGCGCCCCTGCCGGCCACCGGAGGCTATCAGCCGCCCGTAGCCCCCAGCATGCCCAGTGGCATTCCCTCCGGTGGCGCTCTGGCCGCCGACGAGCAGCTGGACGGCCCGGTGCTGGCGCTGCTCACCACCGCCCAGCAACAGCAGGGGGGTGGCGATCTGAATGGCGCCGCTTCCAGCCTGGAGCGCGCTCAGCGCATCGCCCCGCGCGAGCCGCAGGTGCTCTACCGACTGGCCGAGGTGCGCCTGGCCCAGGGTGACGCCGCGCAGGCGGAGCAGCTCGCCCGTCGTGGCCTGACCTATGCCAGTGGCCGGCCGGCCCTGCAGGCCGGACTGTGGGGCCTGATCGCCCAGGCCCGCGAGCGCCAGGGCGACCCGGCCGGTGCGGCGCAGGCTCGTGAGCGGGCGCGGGTCAGTCTCTGA
- a CDS encoding YqcC family protein produces MDKRVPELADQLLLIERELRMLGWWQAEAPSAEALASQQPFCVDTLAFEAWLQWVFLPRMRSILESSAPLPAASGILPMAEESFRGREGEARALLAALGEFDRLIGGAH; encoded by the coding sequence ATGGATAAGCGGGTGCCGGAGCTGGCCGATCAGTTGCTGTTGATCGAGCGCGAGTTGCGCATGCTGGGCTGGTGGCAGGCCGAAGCCCCGTCGGCTGAGGCGCTGGCCAGCCAGCAACCCTTCTGCGTCGATACCCTGGCCTTCGAGGCCTGGTTGCAGTGGGTGTTCCTGCCGAGGATGCGCAGCATTCTGGAGTCGAGCGCTCCGTTGCCTGCGGCTTCCGGCATTCTGCCGATGGCGGAGGAGAGTTTTCGCGGGCGGGAAGGTGAGGCGAGGGCGCTGCTGGCGGCGCTGGGCGAGTTCGACCGGCTGATCGGGGGCGCTCACTAA
- a CDS encoding DUF4124 domain-containing protein, which yields MRRMILACSVLLALSTGATAGQIYKWVDAQGNVHFGSQPPEGQQAAEVNPNITQPKLNSEKKPQAAAPAEDSEQESIDAKVKEDVAKQEAERKKYCESVRTNLSQLQNNPRVRIEEKGEVRRLTEEERQARIAETEKAIAENCK from the coding sequence ATGCGTCGCATGATTCTCGCGTGCAGTGTACTGCTCGCCCTGAGCACCGGAGCTACGGCCGGGCAGATTTACAAGTGGGTGGATGCCCAGGGCAATGTCCACTTCGGCTCACAGCCGCCAGAGGGCCAGCAGGCCGCCGAGGTCAACCCGAACATCACCCAGCCCAAGCTCAACAGCGAGAAGAAGCCGCAGGCCGCAGCACCGGCTGAGGATAGCGAGCAGGAAAGCATCGACGCCAAGGTCAAGGAAGATGTGGCCAAGCAGGAGGCGGAGCGCAAGAAATACTGCGAGAGCGTGCGCACCAACCTGTCCCAGCTGCAGAACAACCCGCGCGTGCGCATCGAGGAAAAAGGCGAAGTGCGCCGCCTGACCGAGGAAGAGCGCCAGGCCCGCATCGCCGAAACCGAGAAGGCGATCGCCGAGAACTGCAAATAA
- a CDS encoding acetolactate synthase 3 large subunit, translated as MELLSGAEMVVRSLRDEGVKYIYGYPGGALLHIYDALFKEPEVTHILVRHEQAATHMADGYARATGKAGVVLVTSGPGATNAITGIATAYMDSIPMVVLSGQVPSRMVGTDAFQETDMVGISRPIVKHSFIIKHPSEIPEVMKKAFYIAQSGRPGPVVVDIPKDMTNPAEKYEYSYPKKAKLRSYNPATRGHSGQIRKAVEMILAAKRPILYSGGGVIMGNASAQLTELAKLLNLPVTNTLMGLGAFPGSDRQFVGMLGMHGSYTANLAMHHSDVILAVGARFDDRVINGETAAKFCPNAKVIHIDIDPASISKTVKADIPIVGPVDSVLTEMVAILKEMGETPNKDTVASWWKQIDEWRGEGRLFPYNEGDGSIIKPQTVIETLWEVTKGDAFVSSDVGQHQMFAAQYYRFNKPNRWINSGGLGTMGFGLPAAMGVKLNFPDDDVACVTGEGSIQMNIQELSTCLQYDLPVKIINLNNGALGMVRQWQDMQYNSRYSHSYMESLPDFVKLAESYGHVGMRITDLKDLKPKMEEAFAMKNRLVFLDIAVDTSEHVYPMQIREGAMRDMWLSKTERT; from the coding sequence GTGGAGCTTTTATCCGGCGCTGAAATGGTCGTCCGCTCGCTGCGCGACGAAGGCGTTAAGTACATCTATGGGTACCCGGGCGGTGCCCTCCTGCACATCTACGATGCCCTGTTCAAAGAACCGGAAGTGACGCATATCCTGGTTCGTCACGAGCAGGCTGCCACTCACATGGCCGACGGCTACGCTCGCGCCACCGGCAAGGCCGGTGTGGTGCTGGTGACGTCCGGCCCGGGGGCGACCAATGCCATTACCGGCATTGCCACCGCCTACATGGACTCCATTCCGATGGTGGTGCTGTCCGGCCAGGTGCCGAGCCGCATGGTGGGTACCGATGCCTTCCAGGAAACCGACATGGTCGGTATCTCGCGCCCCATCGTGAAGCACAGCTTCATCATCAAGCATCCTTCGGAAATCCCTGAAGTGATGAAAAAGGCGTTCTACATCGCCCAGTCCGGTCGTCCAGGCCCGGTGGTCGTGGATATTCCCAAGGACATGACCAACCCGGCCGAGAAGTACGAGTACAGCTACCCGAAGAAGGCCAAGCTGCGCTCCTACAATCCGGCGACTCGTGGTCACTCCGGGCAGATCCGCAAGGCCGTGGAGATGATTCTCGCCGCCAAGCGTCCGATCCTTTATTCCGGTGGCGGCGTGATCATGGGCAACGCCTCGGCGCAGCTCACAGAGCTGGCCAAGCTGCTCAACCTGCCGGTGACCAATACCCTGATGGGCCTCGGCGCCTTCCCGGGCAGCGATCGCCAGTTCGTCGGCATGCTCGGCATGCACGGCAGCTACACCGCCAACCTGGCCATGCACCACTCCGACGTGATCCTGGCCGTCGGCGCGCGCTTCGATGACCGCGTGATCAACGGCGAGACGGCGGCCAAGTTCTGCCCGAATGCCAAGGTCATCCACATCGACATCGACCCGGCCTCGATCTCCAAGACCGTCAAGGCCGATATCCCGATCGTCGGTCCGGTCGACAGCGTGCTGACCGAGATGGTCGCTATTCTCAAGGAAATGGGCGAGACCCCGAACAAGGACACCGTCGCCAGCTGGTGGAAGCAGATCGACGAGTGGCGCGGCGAGGGTCGTCTGTTCCCCTACAACGAGGGCGACGGCAGCATCATCAAGCCGCAGACCGTGATCGAAACCCTGTGGGAAGTGACTAAGGGCGACGCCTTCGTCAGCTCCGACGTCGGCCAGCACCAGATGTTCGCGGCGCAGTACTACCGCTTCAACAAGCCCAACCGCTGGATCAACTCCGGTGGCCTCGGCACCATGGGCTTCGGTCTGCCGGCGGCGATGGGCGTCAAGCTGAACTTCCCGGACGATGACGTGGCCTGCGTCACCGGTGAGGGCAGCATCCAGATGAACATCCAGGAGCTGTCGACCTGCCTGCAGTACGACCTGCCGGTGAAGATCATCAACCTGAACAACGGTGCCCTCGGCATGGTCCGCCAGTGGCAGGACATGCAGTACAACAGCCGTTACTCGCACTCCTACATGGAATCGCTGCCGGACTTCGTCAAGCTGGCCGAGTCCTATGGTCACGTGGGCATGCGCATCACCGACCTGAAGGATCTCAAGCCGAAGATGGAAGAGGCCTTCGCCATGAAGAACCGTCTGGTGTTCCTCGACATCGCCGTGGATACCAGCGAGCACGTGTACCCGATGCAGATTCGCGAAGGTGCCATGCGTGACATGTGGCTGAGCAAGACGGAGCGGACCTGA
- the ilvN gene encoding acetolactate synthase small subunit, whose amino-acid sequence MRHIISLLLENEPGALSRVVGLFSQRNYNIESLTVAPTEDPTLSRLTLTTVGHDDVIEQITKNLNKLIEVVKLVNLSESAHIERELMLVKVKATGAQRAEVKRTTDIFRGQIVDVTSSVYTIQLAGTSDKLDSFIQAIGTASILETVRSGVTGIARGDKVLSI is encoded by the coding sequence ATGCGCCATATCATCTCCCTGTTGCTGGAAAACGAGCCTGGCGCCCTGTCGCGCGTGGTCGGCCTGTTCTCTCAGCGCAACTACAACATCGAAAGCCTGACCGTGGCGCCGACCGAGGACCCGACCCTGTCGCGTCTGACGCTGACCACCGTCGGTCACGACGACGTGATCGAGCAGATCACCAAGAACCTCAACAAGCTGATCGAAGTGGTCAAGCTGGTTAACCTGTCGGAGAGCGCCCATATCGAGCGCGAGCTGATGCTGGTGAAGGTCAAGGCCACCGGCGCCCAGCGCGCCGAGGTCAAGCGCACCACCGACATCTTCCGCGGGCAGATCGTCGACGTGACCAGCAGCGTCTACACCATCCAGCTGGCCGGTACCAGCGACAAGCTGGACAGCTTCATCCAGGCCATCGGCACCGCGTCGATCCTGGAGACGGTGCGCAGTGGTGTGACCGGCATCGCGCGGGGTGACAAGGTGCTGAGCATCTGA
- the ilvY gene encoding HTH-type transcriptional activator IlvY, with translation MDSHALRLFLSLADNLHFGKTSREQHVSPSALSRSIKQLEDELGAPLFMRDNRSVRLTREGQQFRQYAQEVMNGWQAIRQAFKQDQLVLHGELSLYCSVTASYSFLYDILSSFRQNYPRIEMKLHTGDPAKAVERVQQELEDLAIGARPDSLPADVAFQPIARSELRFIGPQSPQLLSEEQLRQPSAESWKDVPLILSEEGLARTRTDRWLKSHNIKPRIYAQVSGNEAIVSMVSLGFGIGVVPQIVLDNSPLTARIRLYDIQPPLTAYDIGLFALHRRLKDPLIAAFWNRQP, from the coding sequence ATGGACAGCCACGCCCTCAGGCTTTTTCTTTCTTTGGCAGACAACCTGCACTTCGGCAAAACCAGCCGCGAACAGCATGTCAGCCCCTCGGCCCTCAGCCGCAGCATCAAGCAACTCGAAGACGAACTCGGCGCCCCGCTGTTCATGCGCGACAACCGTTCGGTGCGCCTGACCCGTGAAGGCCAGCAGTTTCGTCAATACGCTCAGGAGGTCATGAACGGCTGGCAGGCCATCCGCCAGGCCTTCAAGCAGGACCAGCTGGTCCTGCACGGCGAACTCTCCCTATATTGCTCGGTCACCGCCAGCTACAGCTTCCTGTACGACATCCTCAGCAGCTTCCGGCAGAACTACCCGCGCATCGAGATGAAGCTGCACACCGGCGATCCGGCCAAGGCCGTCGAGCGCGTGCAGCAGGAGCTGGAGGACCTCGCCATCGGCGCGCGCCCGGACAGCCTGCCGGCCGACGTCGCGTTCCAGCCCATCGCCCGCTCCGAGCTGCGCTTCATCGGCCCACAATCGCCGCAACTGCTGAGCGAAGAGCAGCTCAGGCAGCCCAGCGCCGAAAGCTGGAAGGACGTGCCGCTGATCCTCTCGGAAGAAGGTCTGGCCCGCACGCGCACCGACCGCTGGCTGAAAAGCCACAACATCAAGCCGCGCATCTATGCCCAGGTCAGCGGCAACGAGGCCATCGTCAGCATGGTGAGCCTGGGGTTCGGCATCGGCGTGGTGCCGCAGATCGTGTTGGACAACAGCCCGCTGACCGCGCGCATCCGCCTCTACGATATCCAGCCGCCGCTGACCGCCTATGACATCGGCCTGTTCGCCCTGCACAGGCGCCTCAAGGACCCGCTGATCGCCGCCTTCTGGAATCGCCAGCCATAA
- the ilvC gene encoding ketol-acid reductoisomerase, whose product MKVYYDKDCDLSIIQGKKVAVIGYGSQGHAQACNLKDSGVDVTIGLRKGSATVAKAEAHGLKVTDVATAVANADLVMILTPDEFQGRLYKEEIEPNIKKGATLAFSHGFSIHYNQVVPRADLDVIMIAPKAPGHTVRSEFVRGGGIPDLIAVYQDASGNAKNVALSYACGVGGGRTGIIETTFKDETETDLFGEQAVLCGGCVELVKAGFDTLVEAGYAPEMAYFECLHELKLIVDLMFEGGIANMNYSISNNAEYGEYVTGPEVINAESRAAMRNALKRIQNGEYAKMFITEGAANYPSMTAYRRNNAAHGIEVVGEKLRAMMPWIAANKIVDKAKN is encoded by the coding sequence ATGAAAGTTTATTACGACAAAGACTGCGACCTCTCCATCATCCAGGGCAAGAAAGTCGCCGTGATCGGCTACGGCTCCCAGGGCCACGCCCAGGCGTGCAACCTGAAGGACTCCGGCGTCGACGTCACCATCGGTCTGCGCAAGGGCTCCGCTACCGTCGCCAAGGCCGAGGCCCACGGCCTGAAGGTCACCGACGTGGCCACCGCCGTCGCCAATGCCGACCTGGTCATGATCCTGACCCCGGACGAGTTCCAGGGTCGCCTGTACAAGGAAGAGATCGAGCCGAACATCAAGAAGGGCGCCACCCTGGCCTTCTCCCACGGCTTCTCCATCCACTACAACCAGGTCGTGCCGCGTGCTGATCTCGACGTGATCATGATCGCGCCGAAGGCCCCGGGCCACACCGTGCGCTCCGAGTTCGTCCGTGGCGGCGGCATCCCTGACCTGATCGCTGTCTACCAGGACGCTTCCGGCAACGCCAAGAACGTCGCGCTGTCCTACGCCTGCGGCGTCGGCGGCGGTCGTACCGGCATCATCGAGACCACCTTCAAGGACGAGACCGAGACCGACCTGTTCGGCGAGCAGGCCGTTCTCTGCGGCGGTTGCGTGGAGCTGGTCAAGGCCGGTTTCGATACCCTGGTCGAAGCCGGCTACGCTCCGGAAATGGCCTACTTCGAGTGCCTGCACGAGCTGAAGCTGATCGTCGACCTGATGTTCGAAGGCGGCATCGCCAACATGAACTACTCGATCTCCAACAACGCCGAGTACGGCGAGTACGTGACCGGCCCGGAGGTGATCAACGCCGAGTCCCGCGCCGCCATGCGCAACGCCCTGAAGCGCATCCAGAACGGCGAGTACGCCAAGATGTTCATCACCGAAGGTGCGGCCAACTACCCGTCCATGACCGCCTACCGCCGCAACAATGCCGCCCATGGCATCGAAGTGGTCGGTGAGAAGCTGCGCGCCATGATGCCGTGGATCGCTGCCAACAAGATCGTCGACAAGGCCAAGAACTAA
- the pssA gene encoding CDP-diacylglycerol--serine O-phosphatidyltransferase translates to MNERPEDSGKAPEPESLLPIDEHVEEGQDAEGRKVRHRGIYLLPNLFTTAALFSGFYAIINGMSGQFDHAAIAIFVAMVLDGLDGRVARLTNTQSAFGAEYDSLSDMVAFGVAPALVAFEWALGSLGKVGWMVAFIYVAGAALRLARFNTMVGKADKRYFIGLASPAAAAVVAGTVWAFSDFGIKGSNMAFVVALLVAAAGCLMVSNIKYHSFKDLDLKGRVPFVAILIVVLVFAVVFSDPPRILLLIFLAYAASGPVQYLLQLRRRKVAE, encoded by the coding sequence ATGAACGAACGTCCCGAGGATTCCGGCAAGGCCCCCGAGCCGGAGAGCCTGTTGCCCATCGATGAGCACGTGGAGGAAGGCCAGGACGCCGAGGGCCGCAAGGTCCGCCACCGTGGCATCTACCTGCTGCCCAACCTGTTCACCACGGCGGCGCTGTTCTCCGGCTTCTACGCCATCATCAATGGCATGAGCGGCCAGTTCGACCACGCTGCCATCGCCATCTTCGTTGCCATGGTGCTCGATGGCCTCGATGGCCGCGTCGCACGCCTGACCAATACGCAGAGCGCCTTCGGCGCCGAGTACGACTCGCTGTCGGACATGGTCGCCTTTGGCGTCGCCCCGGCGCTGGTCGCCTTCGAGTGGGCGCTGGGCAGCCTGGGCAAGGTCGGCTGGATGGTCGCCTTCATCTATGTGGCGGGTGCAGCGTTGCGTCTGGCGCGCTTCAATACCATGGTCGGCAAGGCCGACAAGCGCTACTTCATCGGTCTGGCCAGCCCGGCGGCTGCTGCGGTGGTCGCGGGAACCGTGTGGGCCTTCAGTGACTTCGGCATCAAGGGCTCGAACATGGCCTTCGTGGTCGCCCTGCTGGTGGCTGCCGCCGGCTGCCTGATGGTCAGCAACATCAAGTACCACAGCTTCAAGGACCTGGACCTCAAGGGGCGCGTGCCCTTCGTCGCCATCCTCATCGTGGTGCTGGTGTTCGCCGTGGTGTTCAGCGACCCGCCGCGCATCCTGTTGCTGATCTTCCTCGCCTACGCGGCCTCCGGCCCCGTGCAATATTTGTTGCAACTGCGTCGCCGCAAAGTGGCCGAGTGA